From the genome of Pseudomonadota bacterium, one region includes:
- a CDS encoding 2-dehydropantoate 2-reductase: MENKSNFQPQHFAVIGAGPVGCIVSALLSKNGYEVTLCDVVPELVKPAINPGIIIEGAENIQQSVSRTCTSVEDLCEKVPDVIILAIKANTLSLVSSAIEAFYKEGMYVISWQNGIDTESEIAKTLGKKPVMRAVVNYGCELIGPCHVRMSFNHPPHYLQELDKTSTKAAIEIAEILTKCGLHTKHTDEINSMIWRKAILNSCMNPVCAVTGLTMSQAMNDPFVFQIIDSLVKECVAVARANGIDLGWDFYPYALEYMGNAGDHKPSMLTDIENNRRTEIEFMNGKFVEYGRQTGMETPYNKTLRALIKALEPK; this comes from the coding sequence ATGGAAAATAAATCTAATTTTCAGCCACAGCATTTCGCAGTTATAGGAGCTGGCCCGGTTGGATGTATTGTCTCGGCATTACTATCAAAAAACGGATATGAAGTAACCTTATGTGATGTGGTTCCGGAGCTGGTGAAACCGGCCATAAATCCGGGCATTATCATTGAAGGAGCAGAAAATATACAGCAGAGTGTATCCCGCACATGTACAAGCGTAGAAGATCTTTGCGAAAAAGTACCTGATGTAATAATTCTTGCTATAAAAGCAAACACGCTTTCACTCGTTTCCTCTGCCATAGAAGCATTTTACAAAGAAGGTATGTATGTTATAAGCTGGCAGAACGGGATAGATACTGAATCCGAAATAGCAAAAACTCTCGGTAAAAAACCAGTTATGAGAGCGGTTGTAAATTACGGATGTGAGCTAATCGGACCATGTCATGTCCGCATGTCTTTTAATCACCCCCCGCATTATTTACAGGAACTTGATAAAACATCAACTAAGGCTGCAATTGAAATTGCTGAAATATTGACAAAATGCGGTCTTCATACCAAACATACCGATGAAATAAATTCCATGATATGGCGAAAAGCAATTCTTAATTCCTGCATGAATCCGGTTTGCGCAGTAACCGGACTAACGATGTCCCAGGCCATGAACGATCCTTTTGTATTTCAGATTATAGATTCTCTTGTAAAAGAATGTGTTGCCGTTGCCAGGGCAAACGGAATAGATCTTGGCTGGGATTTTTATCCCTATGCATTAGAATATATGGGAAATGCCGGTGATCACAAACCTTCCATGCTTACAGATATTGAAAACAACCGCAGAACTGAAATTGAATTTATGAACGGAAAATTTGTGGAATATGGCAGGCAGACCGGAATGGAAACACCTTACAATAAAACCTTAAGGGCTCTTATTAAAGCTCTTGAGCCAAAATAA
- a CDS encoding tetratricopeptide repeat protein, with product MRIKQNIFIMLFFIIAIAITQGCGGVDRPSNNKQLSGFATDDGALPVYEGYIGENPDSVKSGNKLGVWYLKTGRFDKAISGFEATLAKEPGEPFATYYNGLAYLGKGNFNKAIQIWQGYKNKDNPILEEAISRQITLLRIAQSRKLATKALAQEKTLMATQPASNTVAVCYYEDLSPDKSLHAFRKGLAAMIISDLSKIKSIQVVERIRLQALLEEMKLGQTGLVKQGTAPKVGKLLGARNIVLGNLSIGSIKAITTLASTETENIKGSESASVEKDKFFELPAIIIKDIAKIMGIKLADKEKKAIGVVHTKVYNALVHYGNALDALDAGKWQEAKSYFDMALKEDPNFDLAKEAAYSCPEANYPNINNLINLKGSKISTAIESLMSSEESKLIMDTSTAVDSLINSDYTGTDILGIDIGDLGITGVGEETLGEENIEHQPPTGGQLPTTGGQFPTTGGTYP from the coding sequence ATGCGTATCAAGCAAAATATTTTCATAATGTTATTTTTTATCATTGCTATAGCAATAACTCAAGGTTGCGGGGGAGTTGACAGGCCTTCAAACAACAAACAACTGAGTGGATTTGCAACAGATGATGGCGCTTTACCTGTTTATGAGGGATATATCGGAGAAAATCCGGATTCAGTTAAATCAGGAAATAAGCTTGGAGTTTGGTATTTAAAAACTGGCCGTTTCGATAAAGCAATCTCCGGATTTGAGGCTACCCTGGCAAAAGAACCCGGAGAACCATTTGCTACCTATTATAATGGGCTTGCTTATCTTGGTAAGGGAAATTTCAATAAGGCTATACAGATTTGGCAGGGTTACAAAAATAAAGATAACCCTATTTTGGAAGAAGCAATATCACGTCAAATCACTTTGTTAAGGATTGCCCAAAGCCGTAAGCTTGCAACAAAAGCTCTTGCTCAGGAAAAAACACTAATGGCAACACAACCCGCTTCCAACACAGTTGCCGTTTGCTATTATGAGGATCTTTCACCTGATAAAAGCCTCCATGCGTTCAGAAAAGGCCTTGCGGCAATGATTATTTCAGATCTTTCAAAAATAAAGTCAATACAAGTTGTAGAAAGAATCAGATTGCAGGCTCTTCTGGAAGAAATGAAGCTGGGGCAAACAGGCCTTGTTAAACAGGGTACAGCACCTAAGGTTGGTAAACTTCTTGGCGCTCGTAATATTGTTCTCGGCAATCTTTCGATTGGCAGTATTAAAGCCATAACCACCTTAGCTTCAACCGAAACTGAAAATATCAAAGGCAGTGAATCTGCATCTGTTGAAAAGGATAAGTTTTTTGAACTTCCTGCGATAATTATAAAAGATATAGCAAAAATCATGGGAATAAAGCTGGCAGATAAAGAAAAAAAAGCTATCGGAGTTGTTCATACAAAGGTTTACAATGCTTTGGTTCATTATGGTAATGCCTTAGATGCCTTAGATGCCGGTAAATGGCAAGAGGCAAAGAGTTATTTCGATATGGCCCTTAAAGAAGATCCAAATTTTGACCTTGCAAAAGAAGCGGCTTACAGTTGCCCGGAGGCAAATTATCCGAATATAAATAACCTGATAAATTTAAAGGGTTCTAAAATATCCACAGCTATTGAATCTTTAATGAGTTCTGAAGAAAGCAAACTGATAATGGATACTTCGACCGCAGTTGACTCTCTGATTAACAGTGATTATACCGGAACGGATATTTTGGGAATAGATATTGGAGATCTTGGAATAACCGGAGTAGGGGAAGAAACGTTAGGGGAAGAGAATATTGAACACCAACCACCTACTGGGGGGCAACTTCCAACTACCGGCGGGCAGTTTCCAACGACAGGCGGAACTTATCCGTAA
- a CDS encoding baseplate J/gp47 family protein: MSFTPRIYEEIVRDLLTTMTGGTVRETLSVEAGVKDAIVLRKLSKRPVRRISHIEEIRRDPEGKETKIRYTPNDYELIASGNDGPDSIRFRKDSNMPLIGSTLVVNYYPVETEPTPLTDVTVGSVARTMMETFGRELATTEQQLDFVYKSAYLETATNNALDKVVALVGVKRMPAGHPVVSLKFSRIPQTAGRITIPVDTVVSDGNNNRYLTLGSLILEPYEQSREVLAGGEGPGTKEVEENTLTRLEVLIAGIGEVTNPKPARRMSVRESDEDLRKRTSGALHGVLHGTLDAIKFGLLSIEGVQSVSITEFPNDIPGELKVEIAYSNKTDDVFEEVQQRLKELRPAGVRIIQGVALHKSVSVSISLTLAGRGLPEEETELLKNEITQKIKDHLSAIPAGGSVRQAKLGAIVLENPAVVDCAVSLICEGSSPADSLTLATNEIIEVKEPFEFPLIQPEDATAPVAQTITVSAFLPVYLEPAVTQQEVDESITMAFDGFLATRSPQVPLTVDAMAAAIRDDSRFVLVRDEALITVEVEESFFQLSDGLGEYVPGIDDVFQSDEITIEVREG; this comes from the coding sequence ATGAGTTTTACCCCTCGAATTTACGAAGAAATTGTACGAGATTTGCTTACTACCATGACCGGTGGTACGGTTCGGGAAACTTTATCCGTTGAGGCAGGTGTTAAAGATGCGATTGTTTTACGTAAACTTTCCAAACGTCCCGTCAGACGCATATCTCATATAGAAGAAATCAGAAGAGATCCGGAAGGCAAAGAAACTAAAATCCGTTATACGCCCAATGACTATGAATTGATAGCCTCCGGAAATGATGGTCCGGATTCCATTAGATTCCGGAAAGATAGCAATATGCCCCTTATCGGCTCAACTCTGGTTGTTAATTATTATCCGGTAGAAACAGAACCGACTCCTCTTACGGATGTTACAGTTGGATCTGTTGCCAGAACTATGATGGAAACTTTCGGTCGCGAACTGGCCACTACCGAACAGCAGTTGGATTTTGTATACAAATCGGCATATCTTGAAACCGCAACAAATAATGCCCTTGATAAAGTCGTGGCGCTTGTAGGAGTAAAACGAATGCCGGCAGGCCATCCGGTGGTTAGTTTGAAGTTCTCCCGCATACCGCAAACTGCTGGACGCATAACAATACCGGTTGATACAGTGGTTAGTGACGGTAATAACAACAGATACTTAACTCTTGGTTCGCTTATCCTGGAACCATATGAGCAGTCACGGGAAGTGCTGGCCGGAGGAGAAGGCCCGGGCACAAAGGAAGTTGAAGAAAATACTTTAACCCGTTTGGAAGTACTTATTGCCGGAATAGGAGAAGTGACAAATCCAAAACCGGCCAGGCGCATGTCTGTTCGTGAATCAGATGAAGATTTGAGGAAGAGAACTTCCGGTGCTTTGCATGGCGTTTTGCATGGTACGCTTGATGCCATCAAATTCGGTCTTTTGTCGATAGAAGGTGTCCAAAGTGTTTCAATTACTGAATTTCCAAATGATATTCCGGGTGAACTTAAAGTAGAAATAGCTTACAGCAACAAAACCGATGATGTGTTTGAAGAAGTTCAGCAGAGATTAAAAGAGCTCAGACCCGCAGGCGTCCGTATCATACAGGGTGTAGCGCTTCATAAATCAGTTTCGGTCTCAATATCTCTTACCCTTGCAGGAAGAGGATTGCCGGAAGAAGAAACAGAGCTTCTTAAAAATGAGATTACGCAAAAAATTAAAGATCATCTGTCGGCAATTCCGGCAGGAGGTTCGGTTCGACAGGCCAAACTGGGGGCGATAGTGCTGGAAAACCCGGCAGTGGTTGACTGTGCAGTATCGTTGATATGTGAAGGAAGTTCTCCGGCAGACAGCCTAACACTGGCGACAAATGAGATAATCGAAGTAAAGGAGCCTTTCGAATTTCCTCTGATTCAGCCTGAAGATGCTACAGCACCTGTCGCACAAACCATCACGGTAAGCGCATTCCTTCCGGTTTATCTTGAACCAGCAGTTACACAGCAGGAAGTTGATGAAAGCATAACCATGGCTTTTGATGGTTTTCTTGCAACAAGAAGCCCTCAGGTTCCGCTTACTGTCGATGCAATGGCTGCGGCCATACGTGATGACAGCAGATTTGTATTGGTTCGTGATGAAGCCTTGATTACCGTTGAAGTAGAAGAAAGCTTTTTCCAGCTCTCAGACGGCCTTGGAGAATATGTTCCTGGTATAGATGATGTTTTCCAAAGTGATGAAATCACAATAGAAGTCAGAGAAGGTTAA
- a CDS encoding GPW/gp25 family protein, protein MAQNYGSDLFVVPWLTAHDAAEIDIVTKRKGRTTQVVDPDTATDRVLIAQALILRLLTPRGTLESLGHLSYGSRLHELIGRRKTEALRNLCRLYVLETVAQEPRVEAKAVRVIFDRKSETPSSFVFTLEVRPVNEQETLTLSLEVSI, encoded by the coding sequence ATGGCACAAAACTATGGCAGTGATCTTTTTGTTGTTCCCTGGTTGACGGCACATGATGCTGCCGAGATTGATATTGTTACCAAACGTAAAGGAAGAACAACACAAGTTGTTGATCCGGATACCGCCACAGACCGTGTATTGATTGCACAGGCATTGATATTAAGACTCTTGACTCCTCGCGGGACATTAGAATCTTTAGGGCATTTGAGCTACGGTTCCCGTTTGCACGAACTTATTGGCCGTCGTAAAACGGAAGCACTTCGAAATCTGTGCCGCTTGTATGTTCTTGAAACTGTGGCACAGGAACCAAGGGTTGAAGCAAAGGCTGTTCGTGTTATTTTTGACCGAAAATCCGAAACTCCTTCAAGCTTTGTGTTTACGCTGGAAGTACGTCCTGTTAATGAACAAGAAACCTTAACACTCTCTTTAGAGGTCAGTATATGA
- the mltF gene encoding membrane-bound lytic murein transglycosylase MltF yields the protein MKKKPRYYNLFVVFLYLAFCVFIVWVKNSENASLNNILKSGQINVITLNNAHCYYFYKDQPLGFEYELAKAFAEYLGVKLNVHVVEKPEDLIPALKKTKNSFIAANITITPERIKEVAFSDSYMNVRQHIIIRKNKAWLIKTKKDLTDRYVHVRKGSPYEDQLKKLKEQGINLKIVSSENTYDEELIENVAMKKIKITIAYSNIANLNRRYNPQVVIAGAISDFEPVGWAVKLNDKTLLLRINDFFKIINKNGKYAAIRNRYYSGIDSFDSTDIIVFYVMLRTRFPIYSQFIKEASSTYGFDWRLITAMAYQESRFDPFAQSYAGAYGFMQITPETAFSLGLGNIFDPEQNIHAGVRHLKKLHKYYRLKSKQDRLFISLAAYNIGQGHISDAMDLAIQMKINPYRWASISKVLPLLSEQKYYSKAKFGYCRGSEAVNYVNQIMHYYEILKKDAIRRKMKKSHAKNNQNEMF from the coding sequence ATGAAGAAAAAACCCCGTTATTACAATTTATTTGTCGTATTCTTGTATCTTGCTTTTTGCGTATTCATTGTATGGGTAAAGAACTCTGAAAATGCAAGCCTCAATAATATTCTAAAAAGCGGGCAAATAAATGTAATTACATTAAACAACGCTCATTGTTACTATTTTTATAAAGATCAGCCTTTGGGTTTTGAATATGAACTGGCAAAGGCTTTTGCAGAATATCTTGGTGTAAAACTTAATGTACATGTAGTAGAAAAACCGGAAGACTTGATACCTGCTTTGAAAAAAACCAAAAATTCTTTTATCGCTGCAAATATTACAATTACTCCGGAAAGGATAAAAGAGGTAGCCTTTTCAGATAGCTATATGAATGTTCGGCAGCATATTATTATTAGAAAAAATAAAGCATGGCTTATAAAAACCAAAAAGGATCTTACAGACCGGTATGTTCATGTCAGAAAAGGCTCCCCTTATGAAGATCAGCTAAAGAAATTAAAAGAGCAGGGAATTAATCTTAAAATAGTTTCCAGTGAAAATACCTATGACGAAGAATTGATAGAAAATGTTGCAATGAAAAAAATTAAGATTACTATTGCATACTCAAATATAGCCAATCTTAACAGAAGATATAATCCGCAGGTTGTAATTGCCGGAGCAATCAGTGACTTTGAACCTGTAGGATGGGCGGTTAAACTTAATGACAAAACTCTTTTATTGCGTATAAATGATTTCTTTAAAATTATAAATAAAAATGGAAAATATGCCGCAATCCGCAACAGATATTATTCAGGAATTGATTCTTTTGACAGCACGGATATAATAGTATTTTATGTAATGTTGAGAACAAGGTTTCCCATATACAGCCAGTTTATCAAAGAAGCCTCAAGCACTTATGGTTTTGACTGGAGGTTGATAACAGCCATGGCATACCAGGAATCAAGGTTTGATCCTTTCGCGCAAAGCTATGCAGGTGCTTACGGATTCATGCAGATAACTCCCGAAACAGCATTCAGCCTGGGATTGGGCAACATATTCGACCCTGAACAAAATATCCATGCAGGGGTTCGACATCTAAAGAAATTACACAAATACTATCGATTAAAATCAAAACAGGACAGACTGTTTATTTCTCTGGCAGCATATAATATAGGCCAAGGCCATATTTCAGATGCTATGGATCTTGCAATACAAATGAAAATAAATCCATATAGATGGGCATCTATTTCAAAAGTACTACCTTTATTGAGTGAACAAAAGTATTATTCCAAGGCAAAGTTTGGATATTGCAGAGGCTCGGAAGCCGTTAATTATGTAAACCAGATTATGCATTATTATGAAATTTTAAAAAAAGATGCTATAAGACGTAAAATGAAGAAGTCCCATGCAAAAAACAATCAAAATGAAATGTTTTAG
- a CDS encoding CsgG/HfaB family protein, with protein sequence MMKNFNTHVITTLILFLLFCGCAGVSKEIIQEDEKPSDAAVYQVPETMAVLPFENNSVTEPEKYAPLSKGLSAMLTTDLKNSNTTLQIIEREKIQAILKEIALGQSGSVDQSTAVKAGKLLGAQSIVFGSFMVLGNNVRIDARIINVETGEVLMAEFITGDIGGFINIAVDLAAKIAKSMKVAFNPVKVKSTGNPDAAIYFSQGLDALDKGNKEEANRLFLNCIKLDPAYKVQVDNVKGLTK encoded by the coding sequence ATGATGAAAAATTTTAATACCCATGTTATTACAACACTTATACTTTTTTTGCTTTTTTGCGGATGTGCCGGTGTTTCAAAAGAAATTATCCAAGAGGATGAAAAACCATCTGATGCAGCTGTATATCAAGTACCTGAAACAATGGCTGTATTGCCTTTTGAAAACAACTCGGTTACTGAGCCTGAAAAATATGCTCCTTTAAGCAAGGGGCTTTCTGCCATGCTGACTACTGATCTTAAAAACAGCAATACGACTCTTCAGATCATTGAGCGTGAAAAAATTCAGGCGATCTTAAAAGAAATCGCTCTTGGCCAGAGTGGCAGCGTGGATCAGTCGACCGCAGTAAAGGCCGGAAAATTGCTTGGAGCGCAATCCATTGTTTTCGGATCTTTTATGGTGCTTGGAAACAATGTACGCATAGATGCCAGAATAATAAATGTCGAGACCGGAGAAGTCCTGATGGCTGAATTTATAACAGGAGACATCGGCGGATTTATAAATATAGCTGTTGACCTTGCTGCAAAGATTGCAAAATCAATGAAAGTTGCGTTTAATCCTGTTAAAGTAAAGAGTACCGGCAATCCGGATGCGGCAATTTATTTTTCACAGGGGCTTGATGCGCTTGACAAGGGGAATAAAGAAGAAGCTAACAGGTTATTTTTAAATTGTATAAAACTTGACCCTGCATATAAGGTGCAGGTTGATAATGTGAAAGGTTTAACCAAATGA
- a CDS encoding nucleoside deaminase produces MSFQERVIEIKLPDWINTFISNQPAYMLSVEDRMSFVIEASQLNVSNGTGGPFAAAIFESESGKLISLGVNLVTLEALSVLHAEIVAFALAQKKAGTYDLGGQGLPAHELVASTEPCAMCLGAIVWSGVRKVITGASDYDARKIGFDEGPKIKEWKTELEKRGIVVISDVKREKAAKVLLNYSLQGGKIYNSREAG; encoded by the coding sequence ATGTCATTTCAAGAAAGAGTTATAGAAATAAAGCTTCCGGATTGGATTAATACTTTCATAAGCAACCAGCCTGCTTATATGTTATCCGTTGAGGATCGCATGTCTTTTGTTATCGAAGCCTCACAACTTAATGTTTCCAATGGCACCGGAGGCCCTTTTGCTGCTGCAATCTTTGAGTCTGAATCAGGGAAATTGATTTCTCTTGGCGTAAACCTGGTTACTTTAGAAGCCTTGTCTGTTCTGCATGCGGAAATTGTGGCTTTTGCGCTTGCGCAGAAAAAAGCCGGCACCTACGACCTTGGAGGTCAGGGTTTGCCTGCTCATGAGCTTGTAGCAAGTACGGAACCATGTGCTATGTGTCTGGGTGCGATTGTCTGGTCCGGAGTACGAAAAGTCATAACAGGCGCTAGTGATTATGATGCAAGAAAAATCGGATTTGATGAAGGACCGAAAATTAAGGAGTGGAAAACCGAACTTGAGAAGAGAGGTATTGTAGTCATATCCGATGTCAAACGGGAAAAAGCAGCAAAAGTTCTTCTAAATTATTCCTTGCAAGGTGGAAAAATCTATAACTCGCGTGAAGCCGGTTGA
- a CDS encoding M48 family metalloprotease, protein MKHIKFSMKILLIYSIIFFFGTSFGFQKAYCLTVKEEEKLAVEFLKAVAEHYEIVDDPVLVKYINDIGGKILAAAPPQPFTYRFNIIKDENFNAFAGPAGNVFFHSGLIEAMDNEEELAGIMAHEITHVVCRHLSDRFEKSKKIEIATLAGMAAGILLGAGGAGDAGNALLMGTAAMGQSLSLAYSREDEIQADQIGLNYLRKAGYTGDGTLSMLKKIRDKRWYDPNDIPVYLSTHPAVEDRINYLSNRIEENAGASNKKSVLNNDNFEKAHTRLLVMYGNKENVLKMFKEDVNKHPKDIMAQYKYALILSQNGNRLDAVEYFKKALEKNPFDPEILRDLGKTYFQDGRYPEAQKTLEGAISLAPDDPETQFFLGRIKAETGKLKEARDLFLNITGKYPFYNMALYYLGETSGKMDNMADAHYYLGLFYINKKDDKNARFHFEKALEKTEDKNRKSEIEDFLEKYKKKGKKAPKEKS, encoded by the coding sequence ATGAAACATATAAAATTCTCGATGAAAATCCTTTTAATATATAGCATAATATTTTTTTTTGGAACTTCTTTTGGATTTCAAAAGGCTTATTGCCTGACAGTGAAAGAGGAAGAAAAACTTGCCGTTGAATTTCTTAAAGCTGTTGCAGAACATTATGAAATTGTTGATGACCCTGTTTTGGTAAAGTATATTAACGATATAGGGGGCAAGATATTGGCTGCTGCTCCACCCCAGCCTTTTACCTACCGGTTTAATATAATAAAAGATGAAAATTTTAATGCATTTGCAGGACCTGCGGGAAATGTATTTTTTCACAGCGGATTAATTGAGGCTATGGACAATGAAGAAGAACTTGCAGGCATAATGGCTCATGAAATTACACATGTAGTATGCCGCCATCTTTCCGACCGGTTTGAAAAATCAAAAAAAATTGAAATCGCAACTCTTGCAGGAATGGCTGCCGGCATACTCCTTGGAGCTGGTGGGGCAGGAGATGCCGGGAATGCACTGCTTATGGGCACAGCTGCTATGGGGCAGTCGCTTTCTCTTGCTTACAGCCGCGAAGATGAAATACAGGCCGATCAGATAGGTTTGAATTACCTTAGAAAAGCAGGATACACAGGTGACGGAACATTAAGTATGTTAAAGAAAATACGTGACAAACGCTGGTATGACCCTAATGATATTCCTGTTTATCTATCAACTCACCCTGCAGTTGAAGACCGTATAAACTATCTTAGCAACCGAATAGAAGAAAATGCCGGGGCTTCAAACAAGAAATCGGTTTTAAACAATGATAATTTTGAAAAAGCACATACAAGGCTTCTCGTCATGTACGGCAATAAGGAAAATGTTTTAAAAATGTTTAAAGAGGATGTGAACAAGCATCCAAAAGATATCATGGCCCAATATAAATATGCCCTGATTTTATCTCAAAACGGGAATAGATTGGATGCGGTGGAATATTTTAAAAAAGCTCTTGAGAAGAATCCTTTTGACCCCGAAATTTTAAGAGATCTTGGGAAAACATATTTTCAGGATGGACGATATCCTGAAGCGCAAAAAACCCTTGAAGGAGCGATAAGCCTTGCTCCGGATGACCCTGAGACGCAATTCTTTTTGGGACGTATTAAAGCGGAAACCGGAAAATTGAAAGAAGCCAGAGATTTGTTTTTAAACATAACCGGCAAATATCCATTTTACAATATGGCATTATATTATCTTGGTGAAACAAGCGGGAAAATGGATAATATGGCTGATGCCCATTACTATTTGGGTTTGTTTTATATAAACAAAAAAGATGATAAAAATGCCCGCTTTCATTTTGAAAAGGCATTGGAAAAAACAGAGGATAAAAACAGAAAATCTGAAATTGAAGATTTTCTTGAAAAATATAAGAAAAAGGGCAAAAAAGCCCCTAAAGAAAAATCTTGA